The Vulpes vulpes isolate BD-2025 chromosome 8, VulVul3, whole genome shotgun sequence genome has a window encoding:
- the LOC112911306 gene encoding olfactory receptor 9K2-like, whose product MGDRGTSNRSEVTDFILVGFRVRPELYILLFLLFLLVYAMILLGNVGMVAVILTDPRLNTPMYFLLGNLSFIDLFYSSVIAPKAMINFWSESKSISYAGCVTQLFLFALFIVAEGFLLAAMAYDRFIAICNPLLYSVQMSTRLCIQLVAGSYFCGCISSVLQTSMTFSMSFCASRAIDHFYCDDRPLQRISCSDLYFHKIVSFLLCSIIILPTIIVILVSYMYIVSTVLKIRSTEGRKKAFSTCSSHLGVVSVLYGAIIFMYFIPDRFPELSKVASLCYTLVTPMLNPLIYSLRNKDVKEALRKILGKKIFLFNSILTVI is encoded by the coding sequence ATGGGTGACAGGGGAACCAGCAATCGCTCAGAAGTGACTGACTTCATTCTTGTAGGCTTCAGGGTCCGCCCCGAGCTCTAcattctcctcttcctgctcttcCTGCTGGTGTATGCCATGATCCTGCTGGGGAATGTTGGGATGGTGGCCGTTATCCTGACTGATCCCAGGCTGAACACACCGATGTACTTCCTCCTGGGCAACCTCTCCTTCATTGACCTCTTCTATTCCTCTGTAATTGCGCCCAAGGCTATGATCAACTTCTGGTCTGAGAGCAAGTCCATCTCCTATGCAGGCTGTGTGACCCAGCTCTTTCTCTTTGCCCTCTTCATTGTGGCTGAGGGGTTTCTCCTGGCTGCCATGGCTTATGACCGCTTCATTGCCATCTGCAACCCACTCCTCTACTCCGTCCAGATGTCAACACGCCTCTGCATCCAGTTGGTGGCTGGTTCCTATTTTTGTGGCTGCATCAGCTCGGTTCTTCAGACGAGTATGACATTTAGTATGTCCTTTTGTGCTTCCCGGGCCATTGACCACTTTTACTGTGATGACCGTCCACTTCAAAGGATTTCTTGCTCTGATCTCTACTTTCATAAGATAGTTTCCTTTCTCTTATGCAGCATTATTATTTTACCCACCATCATTGTCATTCTCGTGTCCTATATGTATATTGTGTCCACAGTTCTAAAGATAAGATCCACTGAGGGACGTAAGAAAGCCTTCTCCACTTGCAGCTCTCACCTAGGAGTCGTGAGCGTCCTGTACGGTGccatcatttttatgtatttcatccCTGACAGATTCCCTGAGCTGAGTAAAGTGGCTTCTTTATGTTATACGCTAGTCACTCCCATGTTGAATCCTTTGATTTACTCCCTGAGAAACAAAGATGTCAAAGAGGCTCTGAGAAAGATCCTggggaaaaagatatttttatttaattctatctTAACAGTGATATAA
- the LOC112911287 gene encoding olfactory receptor 9S13-like translates to MKSELSRNSSGVTEFILLGFRTAPDIQILLFLFFLLVYVVIVVGNSSMIIVIRMDSRLHRPMYFFLRNLSYLDLCYSTVIAPKALATFLSKDKKISYNGCAAQFFFFALCVGTEGFLLAVMAYDRFSAICSPFLYPIRMSQQVCVHLVIGSYICGGLNSMVQTGFTFSLHFCGENRLDHFFCDVPALIKISCVDTSVNEMVLFILSSLIIVTTTTVILVSYAYILSTVLKIPSTHGRGKTFSTCSSHITVVSLFYGTVFFMYAQPGAISSPEKSKIVAVFYTLIIPMLNPLIYSLRNKEVKNAVKRVLLRRVSFH, encoded by the coding sequence ATGAAGAGCGAGCTGAGCCGGAATTCCTCAGGAGTGACTGAGTTCATTCTGCTGGGCTTCAGAACAGCTCCAGACATCCAGATCCTCTTATTCCTATTCTTCTTGCTGGTCTACGTGGTCATCGTGGTGGGAAATAGCAGCATGATAATTGTCATCAGGATGGACTCGAGGCTTCATAGGCCTATGTATTTCTTCCTTAGAAACTTGTCCTATTTAGATCTCTGCTACTCCACAGTCATTGCTCCCAAAGCTCTGGCTACTTTCTTGTCCAAGGACAAGAAAATTTCCTACAATGGCTGTGCAgcacagttctttttctttgctctctgTGTTGGGACTGAGGGCTTTCTTCTGGCCGTGATGGCCTATGATCGCTTCTCAGCCATTTGCTCTCCATTCCTCTATCCTATCCGTATGTCTCAACAGGTTTGTGTTCACTTAGTAATTGGCTCCTACATCTGTGGAGGCCTCAACTCCATGGTCCAGACAGGATTCACCTTCAGCTTGCATTTCTGTGGAGAAAACCGCCTGGACCACTTCTTCTGTGACGTCCCAGCCCTGATCAAGATCTCATGTGTTGACACGTCTGTGAACGAGATGGTGCTGTTCATCCTCTCCTCCCTCATCATTGTCACCACCACGACTGTCATCCTGGTTTCCTATGCTTACATACTCTCCACTGTCCTGAAGATCCCCTCCACCCACGGCAGGGGTAAGACCTTCTCCACCTGTAGCTCTCACATCACTGTGGTGAGTTTGTTCTATGGGACTGTGTTCTTCATGTACGCCCAGCCCGGGGCCATCTCCTCCCCAGAGAAAAGCAAGATTGTAGCTGTGTTCTACACTCTTATCATCCCTATGTTGAATCCACTGATTTATAGTCTAAGGAATAAGGAGGTGAAAAATGCTGTGAAAAGGGTATTGCTGAGAAGAGTATCTTTCCATTGA